The sequence TTCGCCCCACAGGGCCAACGCTAGGCCCGCGGAATTTTTATCCTCACGCACCTACACGACCACTCGCGATTGAAGTCAGCACAACTCTCTTTGTAACTACTTTGTTGCTACTATTCTAAAGGATGTGAGATTCTTTTACTCAAAATTCGGGATGACTCATATTATTTCTCTTTCTTCTCCTGCTAAAAGCTCTCTAAAAGAACCACTATCCCTATCCTTCAGAAAGTATTGTTACTCCCCTTTGTTCGTCCTCTTGAAAGCCCTACCCTTTTGTTCTCATATAAATACACCTTCTTATTTTCCTGAAATCCCCTTTCCCTGTCCTTCTGAAAGAATCTTGTGACAAGACTGGCGGCCTTTCTGAGTGGAGTGTATTCTTTCTCTCAGAAAGTAAACGCAACTCTATTTGTCACAAGTTTCTTTCAGAAGGACGAAAAGGGAAAAGGACAGGCAAGGGAAAATTCTTTCAGAAGGACACGAAGAGAGGAAAGGATACTAAGGAGTGTTCCTTTCAGGAGAACAGCAAAGGGGAAATGCTTTCAGGAGAACAAAGAGAGATTGTGCTTTGAGGTAAAATTTTTCCTTGTTAATCATTAAGGTTCAATAACATGAATAAAACAGTTAGTAAAACATATTCAGGGGCTTAGTATGCAAATAATCCACATAAAGTAGTAAATTAAGTGTTTTACTCCTACAGACCCACAACCTCTTATACTCAAAGATGCTACTATACTGTAAAACACCTTACTGTAAGCCTGTCCTATGGGCGTTATTTATTCTTGTATATCTGCCAGTACAAGCTCAGTCCAGAAAACCTTCCAAGCCCTCCTACACACTTTCCGGAATGTTAAAAAATGCCAGTAACCGGAAAATATATCTCCGTGAACATTCCTTTTTTAAAAATGAGAATCGAACAGACTCTACGGTTGCAGATAAAAATGGGCGGTTTGTTTTTCGAGGAAGTGTTCATGAACCTACTTACTTTCTGCTTCAGACAAATGCAAACACCTCTGCCATAGGTTTTTATATAGAGAACATCTCCATGACCATCACTGGAGATACCAAAACACTATGGGAAGCTAGTATACATGGCTCCAGAGAAGAAGACATTCGCCGGATGTATGACAAAGCTATTGCCTCAGTAGAGTATGCCAGTATGGAAAAACAGCGGGAAGACGCTATTCGCCGTCAGGACTCACTGGCAATCAAACAAGCGAATCAGTACGAACAAACATTACTGGCACAGGAGAAGAAACTAATATGGAATCTTGTTCAAAAATATCCGTATGCAGCCAGTAGTATAAATCAACTGGGAGCACTTATTGATGGACGAACTTCCCAAGAATTACAGAGAGCAGATTCACTAATTCGCCTATACGAATCTTCACATGTAGCTCATTATGAACAAGTCAAATTTTTCAAAAAAAAACTAGCGATTGCCAGACAACTGGTAGTTGGCCAGATAGCCCCTGACTTTGTACAACAGGATACAGCAGGCCTGCAAGTACATTTGTCAGACTTTAAAGGCAAGTATGTGCTGGTTGATTTTTGGGCCAGCTGGTGCTCTCCCTGTCGACAGGAAAGTCCCTATCTGGTAAAAGCCTATCAGCAATTCAAGAATAAAAATTTCACTATTTTGTCAATTTCCCTGGACAAAAACGCTACAAACTGGCAAAAAGCTATTACAGCAGATAAACTTACCTGGACACATGTAAGTGATCTTAATTTCTGGAAAAATGCAGTAGCTGTTCAATACTCAGTAGATAGCATTCCCTTTAACCTTCTGCTTGATCCGGCAGGTAAAATTATTGCGCTCAACCTACGAACAGATGCCATTGAGGAAACGCTTAAAGCTGTACTAAAATAAAAACACAGTAACCTACTTGTTAGCTAAGCTAGTTACTTATCCCTGCTTATTCTCCCCTTCCAGACCCCTCTACTCTGACAGCGTATTGGTATATTGGTTATTGGTTTATATATGCCCCTATATATATATAAATATATAGGGGTATAAATGAACCAATAACTAATACAATACAGCATGGTAGCTGTACCTATCAGGAACATTTAACATCCAAAGAACCACGCATCCTACCCGTAGCCCCACTTTTCCTTCCATACCCATACGCCATACTCACCTGATTAGCCCTACAAGACATTATTTCTTGTAATTGCAATGCTGGTTCAGTTGGTTCATGAGTTGTTATACTATCCCCCCCTATAAGGGGGTATATATATAACAACCCACCTTATGAACGGGTGAGCCAACTTGCACCAGCTTTGCACCAAAAATGAGCCAGCTCTAGGCACTAAGGAGCAACCTGTAAACCCCTATAATCTGAAAGAGCTTCAGCACCTGCACGCAAGGACATTTACAGTCAGCAATCACTATAATGGTCATTCTGTCTTACTGACCACTCTAGCGATCTATTCAGAAGCTGATAGGTATAACGATCAAAGGAATCATTTCACAAGACAAATAATCTGTATGGTGATCAAGGCTGGAGCTGATAAGTATAGTGGTCAGCAGGCCAAAAAATCACTATACCTATCATTAACACAGCCAGGCTGTGAGTCATATTTTCATTATTCCTAAAGTGGTTGGACTGGCATTTGAATAATGCTGACCTTTGTATCGCTAAATCGGTAAAAGCAGAAGATTAAAATCATGCAAACAAGGAAGCCGGAGCCTTGTATGCCATGCATCTGAAATCACCTACTCTATCGACCCTTTGTACGCTAACCTTTTCCACAACAAACCAAACAAAACCATGGCATTAACGCTAACCTTACTCACCTCAAGATCAGACTGTGACAAAGTCCTTGATCAACTCAGCGACCTGAGAAGCGACCTGGAGTTTAAGCAAATCTCCTTACACCCTTTTTTGTCCTCCTGAAAGAACCTCGTGACAAGACTGGCGGCCTTTCCGATTGGAGAGTATTTTTTCTCTCAGAAAGTAAACGCAACTCTATTTGTCACAAGATTCTTTCAGAAGGACAAAATGGGGAAATCCTTTCAGATAGAAATAAGGAAAGATCTTTTCAGGAGAACTTTGTTCTTTAGTTACAAACCTCTTTCCCAGAAAAGTTATGGAACAAGATAAGGGTTGGCCTTCTTCGTTCTTTGAAATAGGGATGCAGACCGTCAATGGATAGATTAGTCTTACAATTATGAAGCAGTCTGTGTGTAGGTATCAAAATCTACCACCTGTATGGCAGACTTTGTTTGCGCCATAGCACTCCAGATCCAGTTGTAATGATCAATGATCTGCTTTGCTGTCAGATGCGGTTTGTCTTCTGTGGTATGTGCGTTGGAGAGCACCGTTACAGGCAAGTCATTGACCAAGGCAGCTTTAACAGTGGCATCTACACAAAAATCTGTTGCACACCCTGTTACTACCAGTTCGGTAATAGTTAGATTGTCCAGTATCTGTTTGAGATCTGTCTTGTAAAAGGCATCATTGGCAGTTTTGGAAATGACCAGATCATCCGGATTGACGGGTAAGGCAGGCAAGATCTCCCACCCTTCCGTATGTGGAATATAACATCCTTCGCTGCTCCCATCATGTTGTATAAAGATAACTTTGTCACCCTTTGCTCTGAACGCCTCTGCAAGCGTCTGGATACGAGTAATCACCGCCTCTCCCTCAAACATGGCATCCATAGAAACAAAGGATTCATTTTGCATATCGATAATAAGAAGTGCCCGCATGTATATATAGTGTTTTATCAGTCAGCAAAATAGAAGCTTTTGGAGCATTATCAAAAGAGAAGTTTATCAATCGTTTATAGGAAATAATTTCCAGAGGTTTTCGGGAATCACCAACCAACTAACTTAGCATCTCAATAGCTTAAAAACAATTAAGCAGGACAGCGTAAGTCTCTTTAAACGATCTTACACAGTCCTGCTTCGTTATTTCTGACAGGTTATGTGGTGATTAGTTCAGGTGAAGAAAGAATACGATAGATTGGCTGGCAAGTGCAGCTTCAATGACAATGGCCGGAACAGGCTTGGTGAAATGCAGACGGAAGCTGATGCCCATAAAATACGATTCCTGCTGGTACATGTGCGAGATCTGAAACCCCATTTCATGCAGAATATTCTGAATCTGAGGCACATACTTTGGATTGCAGTCCAGGCTGTTGTAATGTTCTTTTGTGTCTATTTTCATAGCGGTAACTGGTGGATAGAGGTTGAAAATTATACAAGCAACTATGTCTTCCTTTACCCTATATCCGGTTTGTAGAGCAAATAGTGGTAAGTATTCGTCGGTTGCAGCAAAGGTGTAGATGACCTATAGATTCTGGCAGACAAAAAAAAGTACAGAATAAGTAACATGCACTAACTGATTCTAATTCCAGTTTAAAAGGAGCCTCAATGCACCAAAACCAAACAAAACTCAAATAATTTCTATAGAAGTAACAAAAAACTGATACAGGAAAGACAAAATAGACAGTATTGAGCATTAAGCCTTCTGCCATACAAACAGCAAAGCCAACCTGGTAGGCTGGCTTTGCTCAATTCTATAAATACAGAAGATTATTTAATCAGAATCACATCATCAAGATAAAATCGCTCATCCTGCCCATCAGGTCCTTGATGTTTATGAATGAAAATACACTCCATTTGGAAAGGCCGCCGGTCTTGTCACGAGATTCTTTCAGAAGGACAGAGAAAAAGGTAATTTATTTAAGAAGGCGGGCTTTTGTTCTTTATTTGGTAAATCTCTTGCCTTGAAGCCTTGATTTTTCTAGTTTTGGTAGCTGACTATTTTAGTGTCCACATATCGCACTCCTTCTCTGAAGATACCCTATTTCTATGGTAAACAGTAATGCTTTGCATTGCCTTAACCATTTATCAGAGACACCAGGCAAACTCGCCTGACGTATTTCCTATGTCTTTTTAAAAATTCACAAAAATGAAATATCACTATTTCATCTCAGGTATGTTATGCCTGCTTCCAGGCATGCTATGTACCTGCAAACTAGTACGTTCATCCAAAAACGATTCTTTTATGTCAGAACATATAAATAATGCTCAGCTTATTCGTGAAGTCTATCGCCGCATTTTTGGACAAGCCGATGTTGAATTTGCCAATGAAGTAATTGCGGAAGACTATATCCAGCACAATCCGATGATTAAAACAGGCAAAGCCGGCGTTATGGAGTTTATAGGTTATCTTACATCTATGCCCCGTCCAGCAAATCCTGTTAAGCCGTTTATGCGCTTTATTGCAGACGGGCCCTATGTAATTGTCCATTCCAGCATGCCCTGGCAAAATCAACAGAATGCTACTGTAGATCTGTATAGGATACAAGATGGCAAACTAGCTGAGCACTGGGATGCTGTTGAGATACAACCTTCCTCTACAGCCAGTGGCAATCTTATGGTTGAAGGCCCTGTAGAGATAGAGGATACTGGTTATACAGAGGAGAATAAGTCGATAGTCCGGAAATTTTATGAGGATGTATTTATTTCTCAGCATAGGACTTCACTTGACAAATATGTTGATCCCGCTTTGATTCAGCATCTACCCGAAGTTACAAATGGACAGACAGGTCTGCAGGAATATATCAGTACGACAACAGTTGTTCGCACCCGGATACATCGGATCATTGGTGAAGGGAACTTTGTTGTGGTGCAGGCAGAAGGAAAAGTAAAAAACGATTCGTATGTATTCTATGATCTCTTTCGCCTGAGTAAAGAAAAGATTGTAGAACAATGGGGCGTTAAGCAGGCTATACCTGCTACTATGGCCCACTCAAACGGAATGCTTTAAAGCTTCCTTACTGTACTAATAAAACAAAAGAGCCATTTCCTTTTCGGGAGTGGCTCTTGACTCATTTATACAGAAGCTAAGTAAAAAAATCGTTTGTAATACAACTCGTTACAGGCTTTTGTCAGGAAGAAAAATCAAAACAGCAAATGATACTACTGGCAATACACAGGCAATACCAAACCATTTCCAGAACGACCTTCCTCTGCTATTCGCCACATAACCTGTTACCAGAGGCACCATGAACATCATGCCCAGTAACCCTATCAGAAAATCCATTATGTGTATTTGTATAGTTTGATGAATGACAAACAGACGAAGTTGTCTGATCGCAAAATGCAGATGTAATTATAACAATGTATAGCCAAAAAATGTAACAGAAAAAAGCTTTTTTTTAGACTCCTCTTTCTAATTCTTAGTTCTTTTCTATCCTATATCGGTTAAAAACAATTCATTAATTTCAATAAATGCTCATGGGTAGGAATAGATTTCTACTTGTAACAAATTAGATTGTTCTTCCAAAGTTGGTGTATAAT is a genomic window of Xanthocytophaga agilis containing:
- a CDS encoding TlpA disulfide reductase family protein — its product is MLLYCKTPYCKPVLWALFILVYLPVQAQSRKPSKPSYTLSGMLKNASNRKIYLREHSFFKNENRTDSTVADKNGRFVFRGSVHEPTYFLLQTNANTSAIGFYIENISMTITGDTKTLWEASIHGSREEDIRRMYDKAIASVEYASMEKQREDAIRRQDSLAIKQANQYEQTLLAQEKKLIWNLVQKYPYAASSINQLGALIDGRTSQELQRADSLIRLYESSHVAHYEQVKFFKKKLAIARQLVVGQIAPDFVQQDTAGLQVHLSDFKGKYVLVDFWASWCSPCRQESPYLVKAYQQFKNKNFTILSISLDKNATNWQKAITADKLTWTHVSDLNFWKNAVAVQYSVDSIPFNLLLDPAGKIIALNLRTDAIEETLKAVLK
- a CDS encoding cysteine hydrolase family protein; the encoded protein is MRALLIIDMQNESFVSMDAMFEGEAVITRIQTLAEAFRAKGDKVIFIQHDGSSEGCYIPHTEGWEILPALPVNPDDLVISKTANDAFYKTDLKQILDNLTITELVVTGCATDFCVDATVKAALVNDLPVTVLSNAHTTEDKPHLTAKQIIDHYNWIWSAMAQTKSAIQVVDFDTYTQTAS
- a CDS encoding nuclear transport factor 2 family protein, which produces MSEHINNAQLIREVYRRIFGQADVEFANEVIAEDYIQHNPMIKTGKAGVMEFIGYLTSMPRPANPVKPFMRFIADGPYVIVHSSMPWQNQQNATVDLYRIQDGKLAEHWDAVEIQPSSTASGNLMVEGPVEIEDTGYTEENKSIVRKFYEDVFISQHRTSLDKYVDPALIQHLPEVTNGQTGLQEYISTTTVVRTRIHRIIGEGNFVVVQAEGKVKNDSYVFYDLFRLSKEKIVEQWGVKQAIPATMAHSNGML